A region from the Pelecanus crispus isolate bPelCri1 chromosome 11, bPelCri1.pri, whole genome shotgun sequence genome encodes:
- the IGFALS gene encoding insulin-like growth factor-binding protein complex acid labile subunit, whose amino-acid sequence MSAGKAGISFLLPLALLLATASQPPGGDIPKDQGDADPPRCPSPCACSLDDYSEELNVFCSARNLTRLPEDIPLNAKALWLDGNNFTLLPAAAFRNLSALDFLDLQSSQLAAVEQHAFHGLRSLYHLHLERNRLKHLAPHTFLHTQNLISLSLNNNYFSKVEEGLFAGLSNLWYLNLGWNSLVVLPDKVFHDLPNLRELILAGNKLPYLQHQLFCSLTELKELDLSGNALKGIKINIFVKLQKLQKLYLNHNQINAIAPRAFMGMKSLRWLDLSHNRLVSLFEDTFLGLLSLHVLRLSTNSITSLRPRTFKDLQFLEELQLGHNRIRNLAERTFDGLGQLEVLSLNNNQLQDIRVGAFLGLYNVAVMHLSANCIKVLPDYVFKGVTKLHSLHLEHSCLGRIQANTFSSLSSLRRLFLQHNTISVIEDQSFIELHELLELDLKHNRLSHLSPQLFVGLSNLEYLFLSSNQLLEISQDTFSPLQRLFWLDLSHNQLETLDNTIISPLANLRYLSLRNNSLETFSVGFLCASFTLEQLWLGGNNWHCNCSLKGLRDFSLQHPVVVPRFVQSMAEGDDAHVPIYTYNNLTCLHPPAVAGLDLRDTTEDSFAHC is encoded by the exons ATGAGTGCAGGCAAAG CAGGCATCAGCTTCCTGCTccccctggccctgctgctggccaccgCCTCCCAGCCCCCCGGGGGTGACATCCCAAAGGACCAGGGGGACGCGGACCCCCCACGCTGCCCCAGTCCTTGCGCCTGCAGCTTGGACGACTACAGTGAGGAGCTCAATGTCTTCTGCAGTGCCCGCAACCTGACACGCCTGCCTGAGGACATCCCCCTCAACGCCAAAGCCCTTTGGCTGGATGGCAATAACTTcactctgctgcctgctgctgccttcaggAACCTCTCGGCCCTGGACTTTCTGgacctgcagagcagccagctggctgctgtggAACAGCACGCGTTCCACGGGCTGCGGAGCCTCTACCACCTCCACCTCGAACGCAACCGCCTCAAGCACTTGGCTCCCCACACCTTCCTGCACACCCAGAACCTCATCTCCCTCAGCCTCAACAACAACTACTTCAGTAAGGTGGAGGAAGGGCTGTTCGCTGGGCTCTCCAACCTCTGGTATCTGAACCTGGGCTGGAACTCGCTTGTGGTCCTGCCTGACAAGGTCTTCCATGACTTGCCCAACTTGAGAGAGCTGATCCTGGCTGGGAACAAGCTCCCCTAcctccagcaccagctcttctgCAGCCTTACTGAGCTGAAGGAGCTGGACCTGAGTGGCAACGCACTCAAGGGCATCAAGATCAACATCTTCGTCAAGCTGCAGAAGCTACAGAAGCTGTATCTGAACCACAACCAGATCAATGCCATCGCACCGCGCGCCTTCATGGGTATGAAGTCCCTCCGGTGGCTCGATCTCTCCCACAACCGTCTTGTCTCGCTGTTTGAGGACACATTTCTGGGCCTCCTGAGCCTGCACGTCCTGCGCTTGTCCACCAACTCCATCACCAGCCTGAGGCCCAGGACTTTCAAAGACCTCCAGttcctggaggagctgcagctggggcacAACAGGATCCGGAACCTGGCGGAAAGAACCTTCGATGGGCTGGGCCAGCTGGAGGTCCTCAGCCTCAACAACAACCAACTACAAGACATCAGGGTTGGGGCGTTCCTGGGGCTGTACAATGTGGCGGTGATGCACTTGTCTGCAAACTGCATCAAGGTCCTCCCTGACTATGTCTTCAAGGGGGTTACCAAGTTGCACAGCCTCCACCTAGAGCACAGCTGCCTTGGCAGGATCCAGGCAAACAccttctccagcctctccagcTTGCGGCGGCTCTTCTTGCAGCACAACACCATCTCAGTCATCGAAGACCAAAGTTTCATCGAACTGCATGAGCTCCTGGAGCTCGACCTGAAGCACAACAGGCTGAGCCACCTCTCACCCCAGCTCTTTGTGGGTCTGAGCAACCTGGAGtacctcttcctctcttccaaCCAGCTCCTGGAGATCTCCCAGGACACCTTCAGCCCACTCCAGAGACTCTTCTGGCTTGACCTCTCCCATAACCAGCTGGAGACGCTGGACAACACCATCATCTCCCCCCTGGCCAATTTGCGATACCTCAGCCTGAGGAACAACTCACTGGAGACCTTCTCAGTGGGCTTCTTGTGTGCCTCCTTCACCCTGGAGCAGCTGTGGCTGGGGGGCAACAACTGGCATTGCAACTGCTCCCTGAAGGGCCTGCGGGACTTCTCCCTACAGCACCCTGTGGTGGTCCCACGCTTCGTGCAGTCCATGGCTGAGGGGGACGATGCCCATGTCCCCATCTACACCTACAACAACCTCACCTGTCTCCACCCCCCAGCCGTGGCAGGCCTGGACCTCCGTGACACCACTGAAGACAGCTTTGCTCACTGCTGA
- the NUBP2 gene encoding cytosolic Fe-S cluster assembly factor NUBP2 has product MEEAAGERSNLAGVRHILLVLSGKGGVGKSTISTELALSLRHSGKKVGILDVDLCGPSIPRMFRVQDNDVHQCDSGWVPVFVDQDKSISLMSIGFLLEKPDDAVVWRGPKKNALIKQFVADVAWGDLDFLIVDTPPGTSDEHISTVEALRPYKPLGAILVTTPQAVSVGDVRRELTFCKKTGLRVLGIVENMSGFVCPHCTECTNIFSKGGGEELAKHAGVPFLGCIPLDPQLSQSLEEGRDFIQEFPKSSAFPALAHIAQQILDGTSQ; this is encoded by the exons ATGGAGGAGGCGGCAGGGG AGAGAAGCAACCTGGCTGGGGTGCGGCACATCCTGCTGGTGCTCTCTGGGAAGGGCGGTGTGGGGAAGAGCACCATCTCCACTGAGCTGGCTCTGTCACTGCGGCACTCTGGGAAGAAG GTGGGGATCCTGGATGTGGACCTGTGTGGCCCCAGCATACCCCGCATGTTCAGGGTGCAGGACAATGATGTGCACCAGTGCGACAGTGGCTGGGTCCCCGTCTTTGTGGACCAAGACAAGAGCATCTCACTCATGTCCATTGGCTTCCTGCTGGAGAAGCCAGATGATGCCGTGGTGTGGAGAGGACCCAAGAAAAACG CTTTGATCAAACAATTTGTTGCTGATGTGGCCTGGGGGGACCTGGACTTTCTCATTGTGGATACACCGCCGGGCACATCTGATGAGCACATCTCCACGGTGGAGGCCTTGCGGCCCTACAAGCCACTTGGAGCAATCCTGGTCACAACACCTCAG GCCGTGTCTGTAGGAGATGTAAGGCGAGAGCTCACATTCTGTAAGAAAACGGGCTTACGAGTTCTTGGCATCGTGGAGAACATGAGTGGCTTTGTTTGCCCACACTGTACG GAGTGCACAAACATCTTTTCCAAAGGGGGAGGTGAGGAGCTGGCCAAGCACGCTGGGGTCCCTTTCCTAG GCTGCATTCCCCTGGACCCCCAACTCAGCCAGAGCTTGGAGGAAGGCAGAGACTTCATCCAAGAGTTTCCCAAGAGTTCTGCCTTCCCTGCCTTGGCTCACATTGCCCAGCAGATCTTGGATGGTACGTCACAGTAG